The Deinococcus puniceus genome segment GACGGGTCACGAACACGGTTTCGGGTGCGTCCAAGAAGGCGGCCAAGGCCTGCATCTCCCGCTCCGACAGGCCGGATGCGTCCAACACTACGCCCGCCCGGTTGCCAAATCCCGGCGTATCCGTGAAGGCACTGACTTCGCTGTACGCGATCATGTCCGGAATCTAGCGTATCGGTGAGCCAGCCGTGCGTTCAGGGAAGCAGCGACAGCGTGGGCGAGGAGATCTGTTGGGACAGGGGAGATAATTCCAAGTCAGTTTACTATGGAATAACTAACAACAAACCATACTATATAGAGCAAAATGCCCCCAGCCTTCACACCGGGGGCATACCTTCCTATCGGACTCTCAGTTCAAGGCCGCATCCGCGTCAGCATCCGGGGAAACGGAATCGCCTCACGAATATGGTCAATTCCCGTTATCCATGCGATCACGCGCTCTAGGCCCATACCGTAGCCCGCGTGCGGCACGCTGCCCACCCGCCGCAAATCCAAGTACCACTCGAACGCTTCCAGTGGCAATCCTTGCGCCTCGATCCGGCTTTTCAGCAAGTCGTAATCGTGAATACGTTGACTGCCACCAATAATCTCGCCGTAGCCGTCGGGGGCGATCATGTCGTCACAGAGAGCCAAGCGTGGGTCTTCGGGGTCGGGCTGCATATAGAAGGCCTTGATCGTCGCCGGGTACTTCTCGATCATCACCGGGCGGTCAAAGGCACTGCCCACGATGGTTTCATGCGGCGCACCCAGATCGTCGCCCCATTCCACGGGCTGCACATCGGCCTGCACGTTGTCGGGCAAGTCGCCCGCCTCGATGCGTGTGCGAATGATCTCCAGCGCCTCGGTGTACGTCACGCGGGGATAGTTGCCCTCCGCCGCACCCTGCAAGCGGCTCACATCACGGCCCAGTAATTCCAGCTCTGCTGCACATTCCGCCAGCACCTGCCGCACGATAAAGCTGATCATGCGCTCCTGCAGGGCCATATTCTGCTCATGGTTGCTGGGGGCCACTTCCGGCTCGATCATCCAGAATTCCAGCAGGTGGCGGCGCGTTTTGCTCTTTTCGGCGCGGAAGGTGGGGCCAAAGGTATACACCTTGCCGAACGCCATCGCCCCGGCCTCGGCGTGCAGTTGCCCGGTTTGGCTCAGGTAAGCTTTGTCCTCGCCAAACAGATCTATTTCAAACAGCTCTGTGGTGTCCTCGGCGGCATTGGGCGTAAAGAACGGCGCGTCGAAGCGCACGAATCCCTCGCCGTGAAAAAACGTGGTGATGGCCCGCTGTACGCAGTCGCGCACCCGCAGCACGGCCCACGGGCGACGGTGCCGCAGCCACAAATGGCGGTTGTCCATCAAAAACTCGATGCCGTGTTCTTTGGGCGTAATCGGGTATTCACCGTGATTCTCGCCAATCGGCATTACCTCACGCACGCTGAGTTCCACGCCGCCCGGAGCGCGTTCGTCGGCCCGCACCTCGCCCGTGATCCAGGCGGCCTGCTCCTGCGTCAGCCGTTTGGCGGCCTCAAAGACTTCTTCGGTCACGTCGCCCTTAAATACCGTGCCCTGCACGAATCCCGTGCCGTCACGCAGTTTCAGAAACTGAATCTTGCCTTTGCCGCTCTTGTCGGTCAGCCACGCGCCCAGCGTCACGGTCTGGCCGATATGTTGTTTCAGGTCACGAATAGTGGTGGTTGCAGAAAACTCTGATGCCATGAGCGGAAGTATAGGCGGGCGGGCTAGACTTCTTCTATGGCTGGCGCTGGGGTTGGAAGGTTTGTCTTGCTCCTGCGCGGCATCAACGTAGGCGGGCATCGCCGCGTGCCGATGGCCGACTTGCGCCGTGTGCTGTCCGGTTTAGGCCTGAGCGACGTCCAAACCTACATTCAAAGTGGGAACGCCGTCTTCAGCAGCGACAGGGGAGAGGCGGAATTGCTGCCCGTCATTTTCACCGCTCTGCAAACAGAATTCGGCTTCCCCGTAGCCATCACCCTCCGCACCGCTGCCGAGTTTCAAGCTCTCTCCAGCCCATACGCGGCGGGCAAGCAGACCCATGTCGCCTTCCTCTCGCACACACCAGAGCCAGAGCGCGTGGCGGCCCTCCAATCCCAAGACTTCGCGCCCGATCTCTGGACACTCATCGGGCGTGATCTGCATCTGCATTACCCCAATGGGACCCAAGCGGCGCGGCTGACCCATGCCCTGATAGAACGGGTGCTCAATGCGTCTGCAACGGTGCGGAACTGGCAAACGGTGGAAGCCCTGACAGCACGCATCAGATAAAGAAACAGAGTTTTCACGAAATAGATTCATCGTGAATACTTTCACCTACTATCTTACCACTAACCCCGCCAACTCACAGCGGGGCAGAGGTTCCAGCCTTACTTCAGAGCGTCGTTCATCCCCACGACATCAGCCACTTTCAGGCTCGCGCCGCCCACCAACGCGCCGTTCACATTCGGCTTGGCGCAAATAGAAGCGATATTGTCAGGCTTCACGCTGCCGCCGTACAAAATCTGGATGCTCTCGGCAGCCTCGCCGTAGAGGGTATGCAACTCGGCACGAATCGCCGCCGCCAATTCCTCAGCGTCCTCAGCGGTGGCGGTTTTGCCCGTGCCAATGGCCCACACGGGTTCGTAAGCGATCACAACGTCCGCGCCCACGCCCGCCAAACTGCCGCGCAACTGGGCCAACGTGTACGGCACCTGCTCGCCGCGTTCGCGTACATCTAGTCCTTCGCCCACGCAAACAATCGGCACCAAACCGCCCGCCTGAGCCTGCGCTGCTTTGGTCGCTACCACCGCGTCGGTTTCGCCGTGATACTCGCGCCGCTCGCTGTGACCCACGACGGCGTATTTCGCCCCCACATCCTTCAGCATCGCCGCGCTGATCTCGCCTGTATACGCGCCCGATTCGTGCGCCGAGACATCTTGACCGCCGATGGCGACGCCAGAATCTTTCAAGAACCACGACAGGGCTTGCAGATTAATGGCCGGGGCCATGATCGCCAGTTCGGCATCCCCTAGCGTCAATTGGGTTTTCAGTTCCTCGGCCCAAGCCTGAGCTTCCGAGGGCGTTTTGTTCATCTTCCAGTTCAGCGCGAGTAGGTTCTTCATTGGGGCTCCATTCCGTCTAGGACGGGTCTTAAAAAGGTGCGGTCATAGCGGTGCATCAGCGCAGGCAATTCTTTAAAAAGGGCCTGACAGACCGGATCGGCAGCCGACGCTGCCCGGTACGTCTCATACGCGGCAAGGCTGGGAAAGGTGAACAGCGCGTAGGCCACGTCGCTCGCGCCCTCGGAGGGCATGAAATACCCGTGATGCTGCCCGCCGAACCGGTTCACGAGCGTGATCCACTTGCGCCCGTAGGTCTCAAAGTCAGCTTCCCGCCCCGCCTTCAGTTCATAGCGTAACAAGCAGGTGACAGGAGCTATTTCATCGCCTCCACGCCCGGTAGTGCCTTGCCTTCCAGCAGTTCCAAGCTTGCACCGCCGCCGGTACTGATGTGGCTCACGCGGTCTGCCTGCCCACTCTTGTTGATGGCGCTGACGCTGTCGCCGCCGCCGATAACGCTGTAGGTGTCTGGCCCCAAGTCGGCCACCGCTTTGGCAATAGCGTTGGTGCCGCTGGCAAAGGCCGCGAACTCGAACACACCCATCGGCCCGTTCCAGAACACGGTTTTGGCTCCCTGCAAGGCCTCCGTAAACGCCTTCTGGCTGTCGGGGCCGATGTCCATGCCTTCCCAGTCGTCGGGAATGTCGGCGGTGGGCACGACGCGGGTATTGGCCTCGGCGCTGAAGCTGTCGCCCGCCAGCGTATCGGTGGGCAGCACGATCTTGTCGCCGTATTTGCCCAGCAGTTCACGCGCCTTGTCCAAAAAGTCGTCCTCGTGAATGCTCTTGCCGATCTTGCCGCCCTGCGCTTTCACGAACGTGTAGGCCATGCCGCCGCCGATCAGCATGCGGTCTACCACCGGCAACAGGTTTTCGATGACCAAGAGTTTATCGGAGACTTTCGCGCCGCCGATAATGACTACATACGGACGCTCCGGCTCGTGCAGCAGCTTGCTGAGGGCCACCACTTCGGCGGCCAGCAGGGTTCCGCCTGCATGGGGCAAGTGCGCCGCCACACCGCTGACTGACGAATGAGCGCGGTGTGCGCTCCCAAAGGCGTCCAGCACGAAAGCGTCGCCCAAACGCGCTAACTTCTCCGACAGGGCCGCGTCGTTCTTTTCCTCGCCCGCCTCAAAGCGCACATTTTCCAGCAGGGCCACATCACCCGGCTGCATTTCCTGCACGTCGTTCAGGGTTTCGTCGCTGCTGGGCAGGCTGCCAATAAACCGCACGTCGCGCTTCAGCACCTTTTCCAGCGCCTCGGCCACTGGCTTCAGGCTGTATTTGGCTTCCGGGCCACCTTTGGGGCGTCCCAAGTGGCTCATCAGCACCACGCTCGCGCCGCCGTCTAAGAGCGCCTGAATGGTGGGCAGGCTAGAGGTGATGCGGGTATCGTCTTGCACCACGCCGTCTTTGAGGGGCACGTTGTAATCCACGCGCACCAGCACGCGCTTGCCTGAAACGTTCAGTGAATCCAGTGTTTGCATCGTTGCTCCTTTTCTTCGGGTTGAATCGCCTTGCGTCACTTGCGGCACTGAGCCGAACGTCAGCACATCAAGCTCGACGCTATGTTCTACAGCCGAATCACAAACAACAAGCTCCGGCTTTCTCTCTGGGCAACATACAAAATGGGCTACGGGCGAGAGCGTTGCTGCTCCAGACCCATAGCCCATCTCCCAAAGCTTGTTTAGCCTTTTTCCTGAACGAGTTGCACCAAGTCCGCGATGCGGTTGGAGTAGCCCCACTCGTTGTCGTACCACGAGAAGAACTTGATCAGGTTGCCCATGGTCATGGTCAGGCCGCCGTCGATGATGGCGCTGTGGGGGTCGCCCACGATGTCCTGAAGCACGATAGGGTCTTCGGTGTACGAGATGATGCCCTTGTGGCTGCCTTCGGCGGCTTTGCGGAACACGTCGTTCACTTCGGCTACGGTCACTTCACGGCCCACGATGACCACTACGTCGCTGATGGAACCGACGGGCGTAGGCACGCGCAACGAGGTTCCGTCGAACTTGCCCTTCAGGGCGGGGTAGACCTGAGACACGGCCTTGGCCGCCCCGGTGCTGGTGGGAATGATGTTCACGGCGGCAGCACGGGCGCGGCGCAGATCGCTGTGAGGCAAATCCAAGATGCGCTGATCGTTGGTGTAGCTGTGGACGGTGGTCATGATGGCTTTCTCGATGCCGAACGCTTCATCAAGGAGCTTCATGGGCGCGCCGAGGCTGTTGGTGGTGCAGCTGGCGTTAGAGATGATGTGATGGTTGGCGGGATCGTAGTCCTGCTCGTTCACGCCCAGCACGATAGAAATATCTTCGTTCTTGGCAGGAGCGGTAATAATGACTTTCTTCGCGCCGCCCTGAATGTGCTTGCTGGCTCCGGCGCGGTCTGTAAAGATGCCGGTGGACTCGATCACGATGTCTGCGCCCAATTCGCCCCAAGGAATGGCGGCGGGGTCGCGCTCGGCCAGTCCCTGAATCTTCTTACCGTTCACGGTGAGGCTGGTGTCGTCATACTCCACGGTGCCGTTGAAGCGTCCGGCGGTGGAGTCGTACTTCAGGAGGGTCGCCAGCGTCTTGTTGTCGGTGAGGTCGTTGATGGCGACGACTTCCACGCCGCGTTCCACCAGATTGCGGAAGACCAGACGGCCAATGCGGCCAAACCCGTTGATGCCTACCTTCATACTGCCTCCTTGAAGTGTTCCTGAAATGGGCCTACTGAGAGATCGAGTGCAAACAGAGTTCGGGTCAGAAGTCCATCCTGCTGACCACGCGTGAGCGAGTCTACTCTACCCGGTACGCGGCGGCTTCGTGTCTTCTGGACACCAACCCGTCTTTAGACTGAGTTCAGAGCCAGCTGTCTAGAAGTGGCGCTCAATGTCGGCTGCGGCTGTACGTGCT includes the following:
- a CDS encoding phosphoglycerate kinase — translated: MQTLDSLNVSGKRVLVRVDYNVPLKDGVVQDDTRITSSLPTIQALLDGGASVVLMSHLGRPKGGPEAKYSLKPVAEALEKVLKRDVRFIGSLPSSDETLNDVQEMQPGDVALLENVRFEAGEEKNDAALSEKLARLGDAFVLDAFGSAHRAHSSVSGVAAHLPHAGGTLLAAEVVALSKLLHEPERPYVVIIGGAKVSDKLLVIENLLPVVDRMLIGGGMAYTFVKAQGGKIGKSIHEDDFLDKARELLGKYGDKIVLPTDTLAGDSFSAEANTRVVPTADIPDDWEGMDIGPDSQKAFTEALQGAKTVFWNGPMGVFEFAAFASGTNAIAKAVADLGPDTYSVIGGGDSVSAINKSGQADRVSHISTGGGASLELLEGKALPGVEAMK
- the tpiA gene encoding triose-phosphate isomerase; translated protein: MKNLLALNWKMNKTPSEAQAWAEELKTQLTLGDAELAIMAPAINLQALSWFLKDSGVAIGGQDVSAHESGAYTGEISAAMLKDVGAKYAVVGHSERREYHGETDAVVATKAAQAQAGGLVPIVCVGEGLDVRERGEQVPYTLAQLRGSLAGVGADVVIAYEPVWAIGTGKTATAEDAEELAAAIRAELHTLYGEAAESIQILYGGSVKPDNIASICAKPNVNGALVGGASLKVADVVGMNDALK
- the asnS gene encoding asparagine--tRNA ligase, which gives rise to MASEFSATTTIRDLKQHIGQTVTLGAWLTDKSGKGKIQFLKLRDGTGFVQGTVFKGDVTEEVFEAAKRLTQEQAAWITGEVRADERAPGGVELSVREVMPIGENHGEYPITPKEHGIEFLMDNRHLWLRHRRPWAVLRVRDCVQRAITTFFHGEGFVRFDAPFFTPNAAEDTTELFEIDLFGEDKAYLSQTGQLHAEAGAMAFGKVYTFGPTFRAEKSKTRRHLLEFWMIEPEVAPSNHEQNMALQERMISFIVRQVLAECAAELELLGRDVSRLQGAAEGNYPRVTYTEALEIIRTRIEAGDLPDNVQADVQPVEWGDDLGAPHETIVGSAFDRPVMIEKYPATIKAFYMQPDPEDPRLALCDDMIAPDGYGEIIGGSQRIHDYDLLKSRIEAQGLPLEAFEWYLDLRRVGSVPHAGYGMGLERVIAWITGIDHIREAIPFPRMLTRMRP
- a CDS encoding NIPSNAP family protein, whose amino-acid sequence is MLRYELKAGREADFETYGRKWITLVNRFGGQHHGYFMPSEGASDVAYALFTFPSLAAYETYRAASAADPVCQALFKELPALMHRYDRTFLRPVLDGMEPQ
- a CDS encoding DUF1697 domain-containing protein, whose amino-acid sequence is MAGAGVGRFVLLLRGINVGGHRRVPMADLRRVLSGLGLSDVQTYIQSGNAVFSSDRGEAELLPVIFTALQTEFGFPVAITLRTAAEFQALSSPYAAGKQTHVAFLSHTPEPERVAALQSQDFAPDLWTLIGRDLHLHYPNGTQAARLTHALIERVLNASATVRNWQTVEALTARIR
- the gap gene encoding type I glyceraldehyde-3-phosphate dehydrogenase produces the protein MKVGINGFGRIGRLVFRNLVERGVEVVAINDLTDNKTLATLLKYDSTAGRFNGTVEYDDTSLTVNGKKIQGLAERDPAAIPWGELGADIVIESTGIFTDRAGASKHIQGGAKKVIITAPAKNEDISIVLGVNEQDYDPANHHIISNASCTTNSLGAPMKLLDEAFGIEKAIMTTVHSYTNDQRILDLPHSDLRRARAAAVNIIPTSTGAAKAVSQVYPALKGKFDGTSLRVPTPVGSISDVVVIVGREVTVAEVNDVFRKAAEGSHKGIISYTEDPIVLQDIVGDPHSAIIDGGLTMTMGNLIKFFSWYDNEWGYSNRIADLVQLVQEKG